Proteins encoded within one genomic window of Ctenopharyngodon idella isolate HZGC_01 chromosome 6, HZGC01, whole genome shotgun sequence:
- the dctn2 gene encoding dynactin subunit 2 codes for MADPKYANLPGIASNEPDVYETSDLPEDDQAQFESEELCSDSVERIVVNPNAAYDKFKDKHVSAKGLDFSDRISKNRRVGYESGEYELLAEGCGVKETPQQKYQRLVNEIHELCQDVERIQVSTKEVSAEERLTPVALAQQAAQLKQQLVSAHLDSLLGPNAHINLTDPDGALAKRLLTQLEVARGVRSGLGGEGKTAPPKGPDGVILYELHSRPEQEKFTESAKVAELERRLAELEMSVGSGSDKQGPLSAGVQGASLTDTIELLQARVSALDAATLDQVEARLQSVLGKMNEIAKHKAAIEDAETQNKVSQLYDVVQKWDAMATSLPQVVQRLTAVKELHEQAMQFGQLLTHLDTTQQMINNSLKDNTTLLTQVQQTMKENLVAVEENFAALDQRMKKLSK; via the exons GAGGAGCTGTGCAGCGACAGCGTGGAGCGGATTGTCGTCAATCCCAACGCCGCTTACGACAAGTTCAAAGACAAACACGTCAGCGCCAAGGGTTTGG ATTTCTCGGACCGCATCAGTAAGAATCGCAGGGTGGGCTACGAGTCTGGAGAATACGAGCTC TTAGCCGAGGGTTGTGGCGTGAAGGAAACTCCTCAGCAGAAATATCAGCGGCTGGTTAACGAGATTCACGAGCTCTGCCAGGACGTGGAACGCATTCAG GTCAGCACTAAGGAGGTCAGTGCGGAGGAGCGCTTGACTCCGGTGGCTTTGGCTCAGCAGGcggcgcagctcaaacagcagCTGGTTTCTGCTCACCTGGACTCTCTGCTCGGACCCAACGCCCACATCAACCTCACCGACCCTGATGGAGCTCTTGCCAA GCGGTTGTTGACTCAGCTGGAGGTGGCGCGGGGCGTGCGGAGCGGGTTGGGTGGAGAGGGAAAGACGGCGCCACCCAAAGGCCCGGATGGAGTGATTCTCTACGAGCTTCACAGCCGACCAGAGCAAGAGAAGTTCACTGAATCTGCCAAG GTCGCTGAGCTGGAGAGGCGGTTGGCTGAACTGGAGATGTCGGTGGGCTCCGGCTCAGATAAACAG gGTCCGCTCAGTGCCGGCGTGCAGGGAGCCAGTCTGACg gacactatagagCTGCTGCAGGCTCGGGTCAGCGCGCTGGACGCCGCCACTCTGGACCAGGTGGAAGCCAGATTACAG AGCGTTCTGGGGAAGATGAATGAAATTGCCAAACACAAGGCGGCCATTGAGGATGCTGAGACCCAAAATAAG GTGTCTCAGCTGTACGATGTGGTTCAGAAGTGGGATGCGATGGCGACGTCTCTCCCGCAGGTGGTGCAGCGACTGACGGCTGTCAAAGAACTGCATGAACAGG CGATGCAGTTTGGTCAGCTGTTGACCCATCTGGACACGACACAACAGATGATCAACAACTCGCTGAAGGACAACACCACTCTGCTGACTCAG GTCCAGCAAACCATGAAAGAGAACCTGGTGGCCGTGGAGGAGAACTTCGCCGCACTGGACCAGAGGATGAAGAAACTCTCCAAATAA